The genomic stretch TCCGCACCCCGGTGGGGGACCGTTACGTCGCCTGGGAGATGCACTCCCGCGGCGCCCGCCTCGGGGGGGAGCAGTCGGGGCACATCATCTTCTCCGACCATTCGCCGACCGGGGACGGGATCCTGACCGCGGTCAAGCTCCTCGAGATCGCGCACCTGCGGCGGACATCACTCCCTGAGCTGGCGGAGGAGATCCCGCTCTTCCCCCAGATCCTCCGGAACGTCGCGGTGGACGATCCGACTGCACTCGCCTCCCACCCGACGGTGACTGCGGCCGTCTCCCAGGAATCGGCGCGGCTCGGGGACAGGGGACGGATACTCGTCCGCCCGTCCGGGACACAGCCCCTCGTACGGGTGATGGTCGAGGCGATCGCTCCCGAGCTCTGCGCGGAGGTCGCTGACCGGCTCACCGCCGCGATCGAGCGGGCCGCTCAGTCCCCGGCAAACGGATAAGTAAGGATCGGGGTCCGCACGGCGCGGGTCTGATCGAGCCGCCGCACCGGGGTCTTCGTCGGAGCGGCGTGGAGGAGCTCCGGGTCCTCCCTGGCCTCGCGCGCTATCTCCTCCATCGCTTCCGCGAACCGGTCCAACGTCTCCTTCCCCTCGGTCTCGGTCGGCTCGATCATCAACGCCTCGTGCACGATGAGGGGGAAGTAGATCGTCGGGGGATGAAAACCGTAGTCGAGGAGCCGCTTGGCGATGTCCAGGGTAGAGATCCCTTCCCCGATCCCCTTCCCGGAGAGAACGAACTCGTGCTTGCACAGCCGGTCGTAGGGGAGAGGATAGGTCCGCTTCAGCCTGGCCTGAAGGTAGTTCGCGTTCAGGACAGCATCCCCGCTCACGGCACGCAGTCCGGCGTCCCCGAGTTGAAGGATGTAGGCGTACGCCTTGAGGATCACTCCGAAGTTCCCGTAGAAGGAGTGGACGGCCCCAATCGAGTCGGGATGGTCCCAATCGAGGGAATACCGCTCCCCGTCCCGCACGATCCGCGGAACCGGGAGGTAGGGAACAAGCGGCTCAGCCACCGCCACCGGGCCGGCCCCCGGTCCTCCCCCGCCGTGGGGGGTGGACAGGGTCTTGTGCAGGTTGAAGTGGAACACGTCCGCTCCCATGTCCCCGGGACGGGCGCGACCGATGTAGGAATTGAGGTTCGCCCCGTCGAAGTAGCACAGCCCGCCGGCTCGATGGACCAGCTCGGTCACCTCGAGGATCCGCTCCTCGAAGATCCCGAGGGTGTTGGGGACGGTGAGCATGATCCCGGCGACCGTTTCGTCGAGCGCGCCCTCCAGGGTCGCGGGATCGACCATCCCATCCGGGCCAGACTTGATCTCTCGCACCGTGAACCCGGCGATCGTGGCCGAGGCCGGGTTCGTCCCGTGCGCCGAGTCCGGGAGGAGGATCACCTTCCGGTCCGCATCCCCCCGCGCCTCGAAGTAGCGGCGGATGAGGAACATCCCGGTGAGCTCACCATGCGCCCCTGCCGCCGGCTGCAGGGTGACAGCGGACAACCCCGCGATCCCGGCGAGGATCCGCTCCATCTCATACATGATAGCGAGTGCCCCCTGGACCAGGGACGGATCAGCGAGGGGATGAGCAGCCGCGAACCGGGGGAGGCGGGCGAGGTCCTCGGAGAGCTTCGGATTGTACTTCATCGTGCAGCTCCCCAGCGGGTAGAGCCCGTCATCGACCCCGTAGTTCATCTTGGACAGCCGGGTGTAGTGGCGGACGAGCTCCGGCTCGGGGAGGTTGGGGATGCGAGGCGGTCTCCGGCGCAGGAGCGCGGCGGGGATGTCCCCCTCCCCTTCCGGGACGTCCGGCTCAGGGAATATCCCCCTGACTCGATCCCGCGGTTTGTAGTCGAATATCGTCTTCATTCTCCCGCCTCCCGCAGTGCGTCCACCACCCGATCGAGC from Candidatus Bipolaricaulota bacterium encodes the following:
- the gcvPB gene encoding aminomethyl-transferring glycine dehydrogenase subunit GcvPB, with protein sequence MKTIFDYKPRDRVRGIFPEPDVPEGEGDIPAALLRRRPPRIPNLPEPELVRHYTRLSKMNYGVDDGLYPLGSCTMKYNPKLSEDLARLPRFAAAHPLADPSLVQGALAIMYEMERILAGIAGLSAVTLQPAAGAHGELTGMFLIRRYFEARGDADRKVILLPDSAHGTNPASATIAGFTVREIKSGPDGMVDPATLEGALDETVAGIMLTVPNTLGIFEERILEVTELVHRAGGLCYFDGANLNSYIGRARPGDMGADVFHFNLHKTLSTPHGGGGPGAGPVAVAEPLVPYLPVPRIVRDGERYSLDWDHPDSIGAVHSFYGNFGVILKAYAYILQLGDAGLRAVSGDAVLNANYLQARLKRTYPLPYDRLCKHEFVLSGKGIGEGISTLDIAKRLLDYGFHPPTIYFPLIVHEALMIEPTETEGKETLDRFAEAMEEIAREAREDPELLHAAPTKTPVRRLDQTRAVRTPILTYPFAGD